In a genomic window of Besnoitia besnoiti strain Bb-Ger1 chromosome XI, whole genome shotgun sequence:
- a CDS encoding pseudouridine synthase (encoded by transcript BESB_021790) produces the protein MECSPAETAPAVSAPPPSPAAATAPSGGSREDVSSAISSSPLHASVRPSREASEASPAAALPSAALPDARGDAEATCEQEGNRDRCKASKKPKRAFNWDGVPTGHFLLKFAYDGSAYSGVAFQGEGSGVRTVEDALFEALEKTCLIRDRNSCNFSRCGRTDKGVHAAGNCISITLRVKEPSKRLYPEENYDYVAVLNAVLPGDIRILASAPVPAGFDARFDCTGRVYKYFFHSAGLDLARMHRAAQCFIGEHNFRYFCKLDPRQYRCPRRTLTSFRVEPAGDGACAVATIAGRSFLWHQVRFMMAALMKVGRGECGEDFIVSLLQRGAEEEKEEENGEAPERIEDTDAQEASKPGAPGCAVAHGHCEGAPGGAGASSKKEKVKVKTFSAGLAPAAAGCLVLFNCLFDGVQWDGVQPCTPSGEDPSATQGEATAERRAATTQREKKRKLEPRETFQNQYRKALERVQVLKCLGGIS, from the exons ATGGAATGCTCGCCCGCGGAAACCGcgcccgctgtctccgcccccccgccttcgcctgctgccgctACAGCGCCTTCGGGTggcagccgcgaggacgTCTCTTCTGCTatctcgtcttctcccctcCATGCCTCTGTGCGCCCCTCCCGTGAGGCCTctgaggcgtcgcccgccgccgcactgccttcggcggcgctgccggatgcccgcggcgacgcagaggcgacttGCGAGCAGGAGGGGAACAGAGACAGGTGCAAGGCGAGTAAAAAACCCAAGCGCGCCTTCAACTGGGACGGCGTGCCGACTGGTCACTTCCTGCTCAAGTTTGCCTACGACGGAAGCGCATACTCG GGTGTCGCGTTTCAGGGAGAGGGctcgggtgtacgtacagtgGAGGACGCACTCTTCGAGGCACTGGAGAAGACCTGCCTCATTCGGGACCGAAACAGTTG CAACTTCTCGCGATGCGGCCGAACTGACAAGGGTGTGCACGCTGCGGGAAACTGTATATCTATAACTCTGCGTGTCAA AGAGCCGTCAAAGCGTCTTTATCCCGAAG AGAACTACGACTACGTCGCGGTTCTGAACGCGGTGCTTCCGGGTGACATTCGCAtcctcgcgtccgcgcctgttCCTGCCGGATTTGACGCAAG gtTTGACTGCACAGGCCGCGTGTACAAGTATTTCTTCCATTCGGCAGGCCTCGacctcgcgcgcatgcacaggGCCGCGCAGTGCTTC ATTGGCGAGCATAATTTTCGCTATTTTTGCAAGCTCGACCCGAGACAGTACCGCTGCCCTCG GAGGACACTGACATCCTTCCGCGTCgagcctgcaggcgacggTGCGTGTGCGGTTGCGACGATTGCTGGGCGGTCTTTTCTTTGGCATCAA GTTCGCTTCATGATGGCCGCCCTGATGAAGGTCGGGCGGGGAGAGTGCGGCGAGGACTTCATCGTCTCGCTGCTCCAGCGAggtgcagaagaagaaaaggaagaggaaaacggGGAAGCACCAGAAAGAATAGAGGATACCGACGCACAGGAAGCGAGCAAGCCTGGGGCGCCAGGCTGCGCAGTCGCCCACGGGCACTGTGAAGGCGCGCCAGGAGGGGCGGGGGCCTCTAGCAAGAAGGAGAAAGTGAAGGTGAAGACCTTTTCTGCGGGcttggcgccggcggctgcaggctgTTTGGTGCTTTTCAACTGTCTCTTCGACGGCGTGCAGTGGGACGGCGTCCAGCCCTGCACGCCCAGCGGGGAGGATCCGAGCGCCACtcagggcgaggcgacggccgagcgtcgcgccgcgacgacgcagagagagaaaaagcggaaattggagccgcgcgagacctTCCAG aATCAGTATCGCAAGGCCCTCGAGCGTGTCCAGGTCCTCAAGTGCTTGGGAGGCATCTCCtaa